One part of the Dermacentor silvarum isolate Dsil-2018 chromosome 6, BIME_Dsil_1.4, whole genome shotgun sequence genome encodes these proteins:
- the LOC125946120 gene encoding uncharacterized protein LOC125946120 — protein sequence MSSDVSLASDGESWPPTKSAPRQLTISWIQVITGIVQFYCVMCHCVILMLIAVWMVIKEVSRRSTLLWTSWYSGFKEKRPATLAFLAGAIHMTMMSKTVPEPPPSEDSEDAVGVVDAEDVSDEAEQCSEEQSEVLDVAESRPEECISSALTVSASTSGVCSSSSPPESRVADVTESESTASLDTRPQNQQLSKRAPCSISAVVEDKYACGLNRSTSSSAMSIEDLDDSSDDDGVDGFDERSKSSSQRPKSTTVSCTGSWKLKSAFQRASGKSNEIQSCFPKSKAPTSQAPCPEKSKFSLGPVISNLRRVCTRTLSAINKELTECMSPQSQKSRSRKTETPVRDTSQIPLSREVQQQPQSEDNRDASKDLSVPEQRTSLQSSWNDVCSSGTRTSSDSLGEMHRGLLDSFSEAESSDFPNRQSADHHFGDAAPEEKPTPFSADAIRAEGDFENGESDWTTQKSTSNAFFNSESAGTNAFGTVFQTDGHSPGWEFQT from the coding sequence ATGAGCAGCGACGTCTCACTCGCCAGCGACGGGGAGTCATGGCCTCCCACCAAGAGCGCGCCGCGGCAGCTCACCATTTCATGGATCCAAGTCATCACCGGAATAGTGCAGTTTTACTGTGTGATGTGTCACTGTGTAATTCTCATGCTCATCGCCGTATGGATGGTCATCAAAGAAGTTTCGAGGCGCTCAACACTGCTTTGGACGTCGTGGTACAGCGGCTTCAAGGAAAAGAGACCCGCCACACTGGCGTTTTTGGCGGGAGCGATTCACATGACGATGATGTCCAAGACAGTACCAGAACCTCCCCCATCAGAAGATTCAGAAGACGCCGTAGGTGTAGTAGACGCAGAAGACGTAAGCGATGAAGCCGAACAGTGCAGTGAAGAACAGAGCGAGGTCCTCGACGTGGCGGAAAGCAGGCCAGAAGAGTGCATCTCGTCAGCGCTTACAGTTAGCGCGAGCACATCGGGGGTGTGCAGTAGCAGTTCGCCACCAGAATCGCGCGTCGCAGATGTCACCGAGTCCGAAAGCACTGCGTCCCTGGACACTCGGCCGCAGAACCAGCAACTCTCCAAGCGTGCGCCGTGTAGCATCAGCGCGGTGGTTGAAGACAAATACGCTTGCGGACTAAACAGATCAACTTCGTCCTCGGCAATGTCCATAGAAGACCTCGACGACTCtagtgacgacgacggcgtggacGGTTTCGACGAACGCAGCAAATCTAGCAGCCAACGCCCAAAGTCCACGACCGTTTCTTGTACTGGCTCCTGGAAGCTAAAGTCTGCTTTCCAGAGGGCAAGTGGCAAGTCTAACGAGATCCAGAGCTGTTTCCCGAAGTCCAAGGCACCCACCAGTCAAGCTCCGTGCCCGGAGAAGAGCAAGTTCTCGCTGGGCCCTGTCATCAGCAACCTACGGCGGGTATGCACGCGAACTCTGAGCGCCATAAACAAGGAACTCACCGAGTGCATGTCTCCGCAAAGCCAGAAGTCGCGCAGCAGGAAGACCGAGACGCCCGTGCGGGACACGTCACAAATACCGTTGAGCCGAGAGGTTCAGCAGCAGCCCCAGTCGGAAGACAACCGTGATGCCTCCAAGGACCTCTCGGTTCCCGAACAGAGGACCTCGTTGCAGTCTTCGTGGAACGACGTGTGCTCCAGCGGTACACGGACGTCGTCCGACTCTCTTGGCGAAATGCACAGGGGCCTGTTGGACTCCTTCTCTGAAGCCGAATCTTCAGACTTTCCCAATCGCCAGTCTGCCGACCATCATTTCGGTGACGCGGCACCAGAGGAGAAGCCAACACCGTTCAGTGCGGACGCCATTCGTGCCGAAGGC